Proteins encoded in a region of the Flavobacterium sp. PMTSA4 genome:
- the rpsA gene encoding 30S ribosomal protein S1: MSELNKEQQDFLNGFNWHNYAEGIDLVDEKNLQEFEDLVSKTFIDTDQEEVVEGVVVRITDRDAIVDINAKSEGVISLNEFRYNPNLKVGDKVEVLIDIREDKTGQLVLSHKKARTIKSWDRVIAANESGEIVQGFVKCRTKGGMIVDVFGIEAFLPGSQIDVKPIRDYDVYVNKMMEFKVVKINHEFKNVVVSHKALIEADIEEQKKEIIGQLEKGQVLEGVVKNITSYGVFIDLGGVDGLIHITDLSWSRINHPSEVLELDQKLNVVILDFDDEKTRIQLGLKQLNAHPWDALGAELKVGDKVKGKVVVLADYGAFIEVAEGVEGLIHVSEMSWSTHLRSAQDFVKVGDEVEAVVLTLDRDERKMSLGIKQMTQDPWTDITAKYPVGSKHTGIVRNFTNFGIFVELEEGIDGLVYISDLSWTKKIKHPSEFVNVGDKLDVVVLELDVDGRKLSLGHKQTTDNPWDKHEDAFAVGTVHSGTISEIVDKGATVDFGDDVVAFIPTRHLEKEDGKKLKKGDTADFKVIEFNKEFKRVVASHTAIFREEEEKIAKAASENVAANNANTQASTLGDANDVLAGLKAKMEKSEKKK, translated from the coding sequence ATGTCTGAATTAAACAAAGAACAACAGGATTTTTTAAATGGTTTTAACTGGCACAACTACGCAGAAGGAATTGATTTAGTTGACGAAAAAAACCTTCAAGAATTTGAAGATTTAGTATCAAAAACTTTTATTGATACTGATCAAGAAGAAGTAGTTGAAGGAGTAGTAGTTAGAATTACTGACAGAGATGCTATTGTTGACATTAACGCAAAATCAGAAGGTGTAATTTCATTGAATGAGTTTCGTTACAATCCTAACTTAAAAGTTGGAGACAAAGTAGAAGTATTAATCGACATCCGTGAGGACAAAACAGGTCAATTAGTATTATCACATAAAAAAGCAAGAACAATCAAGTCTTGGGATAGAGTTATCGCTGCTAACGAAAGTGGTGAAATCGTTCAAGGTTTTGTTAAATGTAGAACTAAAGGTGGTATGATTGTAGATGTTTTCGGAATTGAAGCATTCTTACCAGGTTCACAAATTGACGTAAAACCAATCCGTGACTACGATGTATATGTAAACAAAATGATGGAATTCAAAGTGGTAAAAATTAACCACGAATTCAAAAACGTTGTTGTTTCACACAAAGCGCTTATCGAAGCAGATATCGAAGAACAGAAAAAAGAAATTATTGGTCAATTAGAAAAAGGACAAGTATTAGAAGGTGTTGTTAAAAACATTACTTCTTATGGTGTGTTTATTGACTTAGGTGGTGTTGATGGATTAATCCACATTACTGACCTTTCTTGGTCAAGAATCAATCACCCAAGTGAAGTTCTTGAATTAGATCAAAAATTAAACGTAGTTATCCTTGATTTTGATGATGAGAAAACAAGAATCCAATTAGGTTTAAAACAATTAAATGCTCATCCTTGGGATGCTTTAGGAGCTGAATTAAAAGTTGGTGATAAAGTAAAAGGAAAAGTAGTTGTTTTAGCTGATTATGGTGCTTTCATTGAAGTTGCTGAAGGTGTTGAAGGTTTAATCCACGTTTCTGAAATGTCTTGGTCAACTCACTTAAGAAGTGCTCAAGATTTCGTAAAAGTTGGTGATGAAGTAGAAGCAGTTGTTTTAACTTTAGATAGAGACGAAAGAAAAATGTCTTTAGGTATTAAGCAAATGACTCAAGATCCATGGACTGACATTACAGCTAAATATCCAGTAGGTTCTAAACATACAGGTATCGTTAGAAACTTTACAAACTTTGGAATTTTTGTTGAATTAGAAGAAGGTATCGACGGATTAGTTTACATCTCAGATTTATCTTGGACTAAGAAAATCAAACATCCATCAGAATTTGTAAATGTTGGTGATAAATTAGACGTAGTTGTTTTAGAATTAGATGTTGATGGAAGAAAACTTTCATTAGGTCACAAACAAACAACTGACAATCCTTGGGATAAGCACGAAGATGCATTTGCAGTAGGAACAGTTCACAGCGGAACAATTTCTGAAATTGTTGACAAAGGCGCTACTGTTGATTTCGGTGATGATGTAGTTGCATTTATTCCAACTCGTCATTTAGAAAAAGAAGATGGTAAAAAATTGAAAAAAGGTGATACAGCTGACTTCAAAGTAATTGAGTTCAACAAAGAATTCAAAAGAGTTGTTGCTTCTCACACAGCTATCTTCAGAGAAGAAGAAGAGAAAATTGCCAAAGCTGCTTCAGAAAATGTAGCTGCTAATAATGCAAATACTCAAGCTTCAACTCTTGGTGATGCTAATGACGTTCTTGCTGGTTTAAAAGCAAAAATGGAAAAAAGCGAGAAAAAGAAATAA
- a CDS encoding nucleoside permease has translation MSIKLRLTFMSFLQFFVWGAWLITVGNYWFGTKHWSGEQFGAIFSTLGLSSIVMPALTGIIADKWINAEKLYGLLHILSGLALLYIPQVDNPITFYYVIFAAMICYMPTISLSNSVAYTILKNNQFDVVKVFPPIRVWGTIGFIAAMWLTNLTGNKASFNMFYIAAFAAFALGFYSFTLPKCPPQKLISENASIVEKLGLNAFKLFGTYKMALFFIFSMFLGGALQLTNMYGDVYLSEFAGIPEYADSFVVKYSTIIMSISQISETLFILAIPFFLKRFGIKQVMLISMFAWVLRFGLFAYGNPTDGLWMIIMSCIVYGMAFDFFNISGSLFVETTTDSKIRSSAQGLFMMMSNGFGAFFGGLISGIVIDEFFTKDGIRNWHDIWLSFAGYALVIAILFAVMFKHKHNPEEVVNVGH, from the coding sequence ATGAGTATTAAATTAAGATTAACATTCATGAGCTTTCTTCAGTTCTTTGTTTGGGGTGCATGGTTGATAACTGTTGGGAATTATTGGTTTGGAACAAAACATTGGAGTGGAGAACAATTTGGGGCTATATTTTCAACACTAGGATTATCTTCTATTGTAATGCCAGCACTTACTGGAATTATTGCTGACAAATGGATAAACGCAGAAAAATTATATGGATTATTACATATTTTAAGCGGTTTAGCACTTTTGTATATTCCACAAGTTGACAATCCAATTACTTTTTATTACGTGATTTTTGCGGCAATGATTTGTTATATGCCTACAATTTCATTGTCAAATTCGGTTGCGTATACGATATTAAAAAACAATCAATTTGATGTTGTAAAAGTGTTTCCGCCAATTCGTGTTTGGGGAACAATTGGTTTTATTGCTGCTATGTGGTTAACTAATTTAACCGGCAATAAAGCATCTTTTAACATGTTTTATATTGCAGCATTTGCAGCTTTTGCATTAGGTTTTTATTCGTTTACTTTACCTAAATGTCCGCCACAAAAATTAATTTCTGAAAATGCTTCAATAGTTGAAAAATTAGGTTTAAACGCTTTTAAACTTTTTGGTACTTATAAAATGGCATTATTCTTTATTTTTTCAATGTTTCTTGGTGGAGCATTGCAATTAACAAATATGTATGGAGATGTTTATTTATCTGAATTTGCTGGCATTCCTGAATATGCTGATTCATTTGTTGTAAAATACTCAACTATAATAATGTCAATTTCTCAAATCTCAGAAACGTTATTCATTTTGGCAATTCCATTTTTCTTAAAAAGATTTGGTATCAAGCAAGTGATGTTAATATCTATGTTTGCTTGGGTATTACGTTTTGGATTGTTTGCTTATGGAAATCCAACAGATGGTTTATGGATGATTATTATGTCTTGTATAGTTTATGGTATGGCATTCGATTTCTTTAATATTTCGGGTTCATTGTTTGTTGAAACAACTACTGACTCAAAAATTCGTTCCTCAGCACAAGGTTTGTTTATGATGATGTCTAATGGATTTGGAGCTTTTTTTGGTGGTTTAATCAGCGGAATTGTTATTGATGAGTTTTTTACAAAAGATGGTATTCGCAATTGGCACGATATCTGGCTTTCTTTTGCAGGTTATGCATTAGTAATTGCGATTCTATTTGCAGTAATGTTTAAACACAAACATAATCCAGAAGAAGTAGTTAATGTAGGTCATTAA